tttaaatccccaccctataaggatgctaccattgcattatgggtgctatcccatgcttggtttcagagaagaagtcgtttacatggaaatagccaaattgaccccttttggccccgcccctcaggcccccgggggatcagccccatcatttgtacaattttcagttagtagcccataaggatgctaccagtcaaattttgttgaaatccgaccagcggttatggagaagaagtcgattgttgacggacgccggatgccggacgccggacgccggacgctgcggaatcccataagctcacctcggtccttcggaccaggtgagctaaaaactaaAATTATCTTTGAGGGCTGAAATTGGGATATTATTCTGTAAGCtagattttttattaattttcacaggaatctctatagaaaattatttaaattcttTCACAAGACAAAAAGACAAGGcataagaccaaaactatcaaaattgtATTGGTTTGCAATGATTTCGTTTTATTAAGCACCTatgcattttttcaattttttacaCCCCCTGGGTACCTATTGGGTCTAATACGGTAATTGCCATTCGCAATATTAGAACCACCTGCATTTCTGTTTTGGAGAAAAATCTCAAATGGTACACACAGATGGCTACTCTAAGAGATGCCTGTCCCTATCAAGACTTGCCTTTTCAAATGACAGCATTTCTACATCAAACTGAAGAGTAGTATTAGGTGAAATGTTGAACTTTGAGTTTCCTTCATTTCCATATGCCATTGATGGTTGAATTTCTAATCTGCACTTTTCCTTCTTTTTCATCTTTTTGATTGCCACCTCTAGACCTTCAATCACTCCAGATTCTTCTCCTTCTCCTAGGATAAACTCTACTTGCTGGTCATCAAACACTGTCATACCGCATCGTCCCACGTAGTGAACTGTAGAAACACACGTAAAGGTTTGTAAACTAGCTAGTACATATAACAgataaagggacataactcaactttgggattttttttactCTTAATATGCACTTTTTAAAGTGTCTTTGTTTTGCTGAGTAATCAGCTCTTGTGATTCCTTTATTTTTGATAGAATTCTCATGAACATacaaaaaaccaacaacataatTTTCCTCTGTAGATAATCCAAGAAAAGATACAATTCAACGCCTCCCTAGCTTAAGCCAGGTTTAAATTGTAAAGAAAATGTCCTTCTGAAGATTGTTATACCTTTAACAGTAGCTCCGTCGTTTGGTGTTTGGTATCCTTCTCCGGCTTGTACAATGTGTCGGATTACAGAACCATCTTTCTTTTCAGAGATATCTTCTCCTGCAAAAGTTAATACCAAATCTCCAGACTCGATATCTGTGTAACTACATACACTAACATACATCTGTATCAGACAGTTGAGAGTACCATCTTGATGTTTGCACGGCTGTAATGAGACAGCTTATctgaatgtttatttttgaaggATTTTGAATGTTATGAATGTTAGATATGCAACAAGGAAGGCCATGTGCACTAATACTAGAATTATATTAACGCTAGCTTAAAACTTAATGCCAGTGCAATTTGAACACACAATTTAATAGAATAACTCTGGAAGAAACAGAAGACTGGATATACAATCAGATAATAActtcataaaaaataatcattttttgacaaaatttgcttaCAGATGGCACAGATGAGAAGTTgctttaatacattttttataagaGTTATAATCATGAATGATTAATACAAACAGATAAACATTAATTAAGGTGTTTGCTGCTAAATTCTAGTGTTTTACCTTTCCATTCAAAGAGTTCAACTTCAAATATAAGTGTTGCATTAGCAGGTATCTTAGGCGGGGAACCATTCGCTCCATAGGCATAATCACTTCGGCATGTGAGGCGACAGATTTCTCCCTTCTTCATAGTAGCTACACCCAAATCCCATGATTTGATGACACTTCCTGAagtaaaaagatatatttagtcaattcttcatttatttatttttaaatacttattcattttatttgtattttgcaAAGTAAAAATCCTTTGAACAGTTTTAGTCACACTTATACTAATTAGGATGTGCTATGATATATATGTtggtaaaggaaagttgaaaatatatatacatctatagTACAGATGTATACAAtggatgtatatgtatatccaGAATTATGTGAGAGAGATAGAGGGGGAAAAACCCATCACCAGTCACACAATTCATGAATTATCCTGACACAAAGGCCAGgcgataaatgttttattacagcaaaataaagaaaatcattctatggaaatacatgtaaaaactaaattcacatttcaaatgAATAAAAGTATTGCTGTACTCAACAGTTACTGCAGCCAACTAGTAGTGAACATGCCAGTCAAATTAGACACACATTCCAAAGTCTGCAACGTACAGGCTTAAATCTCCATTTTGTTCAGTAAATTATGTATAATACAGTATTGTTTGTGACATGTATTTACATCTTTGCATGTtgtcaaatatatacaaatgctGATGACCTTTTGGACTGAATAATTGCTTGAACAACTTCTGAGCATGTTTAACTACAGAAATCTGGGAAGAGTTATCTACAGAGTTGGGATTAATTATTTCTCGCTGCCATGGTTACAGCTCAGATCTCATATTGGAGGTTTTACGCCGGCAGAAACAGTTGCTGTGGTATATCTAATTTATGGAATGTCATGTGACCAGTTTTTCCCCCCAATGAAAACATGCTTCTAATGGTAGCCATCCTCAATTTCCAGGGGTtatgatcacttacaatctctacacccctggagcATGTCACAGcaaaaggagaaaaaaacttATGCAGagactttctttgaagattTAATTACAGAGAGCTATGTTCATCTTCAAAGCCGACCCAGTAATCCTGCAAGAGTTTAGATAAGGACGAAATgttttggtaaaaaacaaattgGAAGTCTTATTTCACCATTGTTTTATGTGCAAGTACCTTTTCCcaaatcaaattcaaatttgtcCCCCCTTCTTCTACTCGAGTCGAACTCCGATCCATCTTCAAGGGTGCCCACATAATGAACCAAAACCTTATCCCCTGGTAATGGTTTCTCTTCGCCGGTTCCTTCTCGTAGAATTTCTTTCAGCACTCCGCCATCTTTTGTAGGCGTTATGTCTATTTTTTCCGGTGCCGTATCCATTTTGTAGTCGATAAAAATGGAAAATGCAAACTTCAAATAAGGAATATGAAAGCTTTCTAATACCGAAACAATAGAACGCCGGTTTTTCGGTGGTTGCTGGAAGTTTCTATTATCACACGTGATAATTCAGCTCGTCCGTGTCCTCCAGACGCTTGCATTGATTGATGCGTACTGCTATTTGCTTCAAATGAATAGTTTTAGTCAAACAGCTTCAAGCATTGAAACATTGTAGCAAGGTcctgttatatatccacatattgttttatgatattgtttataaacatatttgtattttgttctaaaacattttaaagatttgttTTTTCAACTTTGAACTTTATTCCATCTCTCCttttgaatatgatttttaccAATATAGACACTGAGACCTCTAAACTGAGTAAAATGTAGGCCTATGTGGTCTATGGACATTCTGGtggatataaactgtaactaattctcagatgtTTTGTTTGTGAAGTGAAAGATGGGGATTTTTGGTGTTATTTTTAGAGATTAAGATAAGTTGAAAATCAACCAAATTCGCTTCACATGGTTTGTCAACTTCAATACTAAATTAAAACTTTACTATCAACAAATCTCAAAATACAACAGGGCAATTTCACTATTCAAGTGATAAGCTAATC
The DNA window shown above is from Argopecten irradians isolate NY chromosome 8, Ai_NY, whole genome shotgun sequence and carries:
- the LOC138329702 gene encoding peptidyl-prolyl cis-trans isomerase FKBP4-like isoform X1, which encodes MDTAPEKIDITPTKDGGVLKEILREGTGEEKPLPGDKVLVHYVGTLEDGSEFDSSRRRGDKFEFDLGKGSVIKSWDLGVATMKKGEICRLTCRSDYAYGANGSPPKIPANATLIFEVELFEWKGEDISEKKDGSVIRHIVQAGEGYQTPNDGATVKVHYVGRCGMTVFDDQQVEFILGEGEESGVIEGLEVAIKKMKKKEKCRLEIQPSMAYGNEGNSKFNISPNTTLQFDVEMLSFEKAKESWEMDASEKLEQAEIKKSKGTSYFKAEKYKLAVKFYSQVVTLLENATGMDEGEDATRKSTLLLAAFLNLAMCYLKLNDSHAAQEQCDKALEQDSNNVKALFRRGQALQNKGDYDQAKKDFEQVVQLDPQNKAAKNQVTRCMQKIKEFKDKEKKIYAGMFQKFAEADSKKPQHQYEDGLASLGEWNNDMAAGMMSLEQEMAAFGETMPVRGTNNHQTQNGTH
- the LOC138329702 gene encoding peptidyl-prolyl cis-trans isomerase FKBP5-like isoform X2; this encodes MDTAPEKIDITPTKDGGVLKEILREGTGEEKPLPGDKVLVHYVGTLEDGSEFDSSRRRGDKFEFDLGKGSVIKSWDLGVATMKKGEICRLTCRSDYAYGANGSPPKIPANATLIFEVELFEWKGEDISEKKDGSVIRHIVQAGEGYQTPNDGATVKVHYVGRCGMTVFDDQQVEFILGEGEESGVIEGLEVAIKKMKKKEKCRLEIQPSMAYGNEGNSKFNISPNTTLQFDVEMLSFEKAKESWEMDASEKLEQAEIKKSKGTSYFKAEKYKLAVKFYSQVVTLLENATGMDEGEDATRKSTLLLAAFLNLAMCYLKLNDSHAAQEQCDKALEQDSNNVKALFRRGQALQNKGDYDQAKKDFEQVVQLDPQNKAAKNQVTRCMQKIKEFKDKEKKIYAGMFQKFAEADSKKKVPEENKEESEEKKADDQSEKEEGVEVGDGGQAVEAS